In a genomic window of Pseudomonas mohnii:
- a CDS encoding CaiB/BaiF CoA transferase family protein yields MGVLDGVRIVEIAGIGPGPFCGMLLADMGAEVILVERAGKGADMLDLGKHAIVNRGKQSIALDLKDPDAVDAVLRLIEGADALIEGMRPGVMERLGLGPDACLARNPRLVYGRMTGWGQQGPLAQAAGHDLNYIALSGALWFSGEAGQPPMAPPTLVGDLGGGALYLAMGILAGIINASTNGVGQVVDAAIVDGSANLMNLLLSAHSAGQQPLERGCGLLDGAHWARTYACADGLFVSVQALEPQFNALLFNKLGLGDDADFKNPYDPRLWGTLRQRLATVFASQPRQHWVDLLEGSDACFAPVLTPAEALTHPHMVERGVYSRQDGLLQAAPAPRFSTTPSCAGSVPKRGEHTALILRKAGLNDAQIAHLIIT; encoded by the coding sequence ATGGGAGTATTGGACGGCGTTCGTATCGTCGAAATTGCCGGCATCGGCCCGGGCCCCTTTTGCGGCATGTTGCTGGCTGACATGGGCGCCGAAGTGATTCTGGTCGAACGTGCCGGCAAAGGTGCCGACATGCTGGACCTCGGCAAACACGCCATCGTCAATCGTGGCAAACAGTCGATAGCCCTGGACCTCAAAGACCCGGATGCCGTCGACGCTGTATTGCGTTTGATCGAAGGCGCCGACGCGCTGATCGAAGGCATGCGCCCAGGTGTCATGGAACGCCTGGGACTGGGCCCCGACGCCTGTCTGGCACGCAATCCGCGACTGGTCTACGGGCGCATGACCGGCTGGGGCCAGCAGGGTCCATTGGCCCAGGCCGCCGGCCACGATCTCAATTACATCGCGCTGTCCGGTGCCTTGTGGTTCAGCGGTGAAGCCGGACAACCACCGATGGCTCCCCCAACCCTGGTGGGCGACCTCGGTGGCGGCGCGTTGTACCTGGCGATGGGCATCCTCGCCGGGATTATCAATGCCAGCACCAATGGCGTCGGCCAGGTAGTGGATGCGGCAATTGTCGATGGCAGCGCCAACCTGATGAACCTGTTGCTTTCGGCACACTCGGCCGGCCAACAACCACTGGAGCGCGGTTGCGGCTTGCTTGATGGTGCGCACTGGGCACGCACTTACGCCTGCGCCGATGGTTTGTTCGTCAGCGTGCAGGCGCTTGAACCGCAGTTCAACGCCTTGCTGTTCAACAAACTTGGCCTGGGCGATGACGCGGACTTCAAGAACCCCTACGATCCGCGTTTGTGGGGCACCTTGCGCCAACGACTGGCCACGGTGTTTGCCAGCCAGCCGCGCCAGCATTGGGTCGATCTGCTCGAGGGCAGCGATGCCTGCTTCGCCCCGGTACTGACGCCCGCCGAAGCACTGACCCATCCGCACATGGTCGAACGCGGTGTCTACTCTCGCCAGGACGGCCTATTGCAGGCCGCACCGGCGCCGCGCTTCTCGACAACGCCGTCTTGTGCCGGATCAGTACCCAAGCGCGGCGAACACACGGCACTGATCCTGCGCAAAGCAGGCTTGAACGACGCGCAGATTGCACACCTGATCATCACCTGA